A genomic region of Nitrospinota bacterium contains the following coding sequences:
- the rfbC gene encoding dTDP-4-dehydrorhamnose 3,5-epimerase, which yields MIFKETGLGGLYLIEPELIEDGRGHFARVFCAREFSKMGLNPAVAQRSVSYNKSAGTLRGMHYQRAPHGEDKLVACASGAIYDVAVDVRMDSPTFGQWRAFGLSAENGHSLYIPAGFAHGFQTLADNSVVTYQMAQFYAPEHSAGFRWDDPDVDIQWPVAVQRIISAKDGAWPLLKEAAH from the coding sequence GTGATATTTAAAGAAACCGGCTTGGGCGGGCTTTATCTTATAGAGCCCGAGTTGATTGAAGACGGGCGGGGCCATTTCGCCCGGGTATTTTGCGCCCGGGAGTTTTCGAAAATGGGGCTGAATCCTGCGGTGGCGCAAAGAAGCGTATCGTATAACAAATCCGCTGGCACGTTGCGGGGGATGCATTATCAACGGGCGCCCCATGGGGAAGACAAGCTGGTGGCATGCGCCAGCGGAGCCATATACGACGTGGCGGTGGATGTGCGGATGGATTCGCCCACCTTCGGCCAGTGGCGGGCGTTCGGGCTTTCGGCGGAGAACGGCCACAGCCTGTATATCCCCGCCGGGTTCGCCCACGGGTTCCAGACCCTCGCGGACAATTCGGTGGTCACCTACCAGATGGCGCAGTTTTACGCGCCGGAGCATTCGGCGGGTTTCCGGTGGGACGACCCGGATGTGGACATACAATGGCCCGTGGCGGTTCAGCGGATAATTTCCGCCAAAGACGGCGCATGGCCGTTATTAAAAGAGGCGGCGCATTAG
- a CDS encoding acyltransferase, translated as MLEISATAKISPLADIEDSARGSLIRIGDGVVIDAFVKIKPVGGTGAVEIGGNSYINSGTVIYSGNGVKIGQNVLIAANVTIAAVNHEYRAREKKIIEQRFMPGKGGVVIEDDVWIGAGAVILDGAIIRRGAVVGALSLVRGELEEYGVYGGNPVQLMGRRE; from the coding sequence ATGCTGGAAATCTCGGCCACGGCGAAAATATCCCCCCTGGCGGACATAGAGGACTCGGCTCGCGGCTCCCTCATCCGCATCGGGGATGGGGTGGTGATAGACGCTTTCGTGAAGATTAAACCGGTAGGCGGGACCGGCGCCGTGGAGATAGGCGGGAACAGTTATATAAACTCCGGAACGGTGATTTATTCCGGTAACGGGGTTAAAATCGGCCAGAACGTGCTTATCGCCGCCAACGTCACCATCGCCGCCGTGAACCATGAGTACCGCGCCCGCGAAAAAAAGATAATCGAGCAAAGGTTCATGCCCGGCAAAGGCGGCGTGGTGATAGAGGACGACGTGTGGATAGGCGCCGGGGCGGTTATCCTGGACGGGGCCATAATACGCCGTGGCGCGGTGGTGGGGGCGCTGTCGCTGGTTCGCGGCGAGCTGGAGGAGTATGGCGTTTACGGCGGTAACCCGGTACAGCTTATGGGGAGGCGCGAATAG
- a CDS encoding NAD-dependent epimerase/dehydratase family protein — MITVLGGSGFVGSHVVAEAIARGIECHAPVRDDQLEGKELGHVIYCVGLTADFRQKPFETVEAHVSHLAHVLKNTNYDSLLYLSSTRIYGRKTGAAMEEDEIVVEPRNGDHLYNISKVMGESLALNASGKTKVARLSNVYGRDFKSRNFLVEVIRAALAGGKVTLRTTLESAKDYINVNDVAKALLDVVDKGKSRVYNVATGVNVTNREIMEKLSAITGCACEVAEGSDTFIAPLINVDKIKAETGFAPARLMDEMEWLVDMYSRKMGPKHG, encoded by the coding sequence ATGATTACGGTTCTGGGCGGTTCCGGTTTTGTAGGCTCCCACGTGGTGGCGGAGGCCATCGCCCGGGGTATCGAATGCCACGCCCCCGTGCGGGACGACCAGCTGGAGGGCAAAGAGCTGGGCCACGTTATTTACTGTGTGGGGCTCACGGCGGATTTTCGCCAGAAACCTTTCGAGACGGTGGAGGCGCACGTTTCGCACCTTGCGCATGTGCTGAAAAACACAAACTACGACTCGTTGCTGTATCTTTCCTCCACGCGGATATACGGCCGGAAAACCGGCGCGGCCATGGAGGAAGATGAAATAGTGGTGGAGCCGCGGAACGGCGACCATCTGTATAACATCTCCAAGGTGATGGGGGAGTCGCTGGCGTTAAACGCAAGCGGCAAGACGAAAGTGGCCAGGCTGTCCAACGTGTACGGGCGGGATTTTAAATCGCGGAATTTCCTTGTGGAAGTGATCCGCGCCGCGCTGGCCGGGGGGAAGGTGACCTTGCGCACAACGCTGGAGTCGGCGAAAGACTACATAAACGTCAACGACGTGGCAAAAGCCCTGCTGGACGTCGTGGATAAGGGTAAAAGCAGGGTTTACAACGTGGCCACAGGGGTGAACGTGACGAACCGGGAGATCATGGAAAAACTTTCCGCCATCACCGGGTGCGCCTGTGAGGTGGCGGAGGGCTCGGATACCTTCATCGCCCCCTTGATAAACGTGGACAAAATAAAAGCGGAAACCGGCTTTGCGCCAGCCCGCCTTATGGACGAAATGGAATGGCTTGTGGATATGTATTCTCGAAAAATGGGGCCAAAACATGGATGA
- a CDS encoding cephalosporin hydroxylase family protein has product MDDLITIDMKNGLVGVGGQSLEIGSPEAFNAISRAWLRSGWDAKYVYSFTWMGRPMIQLPEDMLRIQEAVYSVKPDVLVETGVAHGGSLVFYASLFTAMGRGRVIGVDVEIRPHNRAAMEAHEMKPLITLIEGSSVAADTVGQVKAMIKPGERVMVALDSNHTKAHVAAELEAYAPLVSVGSYIVAMDGIMGQVAGAPRSKPEWTWDNPTEAAKEFVKINPDFVIEEPPFLFNEGAVKDRVTYWPGAFIKRVR; this is encoded by the coding sequence ATGGATGACCTGATAACGATAGACATGAAAAACGGCCTGGTGGGCGTGGGGGGGCAATCCCTGGAGATAGGATCGCCGGAGGCTTTCAACGCCATCTCCCGCGCCTGGCTCCGCTCCGGGTGGGACGCAAAATACGTTTACAGCTTCACCTGGATGGGGCGCCCCATGATCCAGCTACCCGAAGACATGTTGCGCATCCAGGAGGCGGTTTACTCGGTCAAGCCCGACGTATTGGTGGAGACCGGCGTGGCCCACGGGGGGTCGCTGGTTTTCTACGCCAGCCTGTTCACCGCCATGGGCAGGGGGCGCGTGATAGGGGTGGACGTGGAGATACGCCCCCACAACAGGGCCGCCATGGAAGCCCACGAGATGAAACCGCTCATCACCCTTATAGAAGGCAGTTCCGTGGCGGCTGATACGGTGGGGCAGGTAAAGGCCATGATAAAACCGGGCGAGCGGGTAATGGTGGCGCTGGACTCCAACCACACCAAGGCCCACGTGGCCGCCGAGCTGGAAGCTTACGCGCCGCTGGTTAGCGTGGGGTCGTACATCGTGGCCATGGACGGCATCATGGGCCAGGTGGCGGGGGCGCCCCGCTCGAAACCGGAATGGACGTGGGACAACCCCACCGAGGCCGCCAAAGAGTTCGTGAAAATCAACCCGGACTTTGTGATTGAAGAGCCTCCGTTCCTCTTTAATGAAGGCGCGGTGAAAGACAGGGTCACGTACTGGCCCGGCGCGTTCATAAAGAGGGTGCGGTAA
- a CDS encoding ABC transporter permease: MADNSFDLVIGPQGGRSRYFKDLWAYRELFYFLAWRDVIVRYKQTALGAVWSILRPITMMVVFTVVFGGLAKMPSEGAAPYALMVFAATLPWQFFSDSLVKCSGSVVSSSSMITKIYFPRLIVPVSAVMVSVVDLLVATIILAGLMIWFQYAPSASILSIPLFMLLGMGVSLGGGLWFAALNVKYRDFNFIVPFLTQLMLYISPVGFSSSVVPEKWRLAYSLNPMVGVIDGFRWAILGGQELYIPSVAISALMAALLLATGMWFFRKTERAFADII; encoded by the coding sequence ATGGCCGATAACAGTTTCGACCTGGTGATAGGGCCCCAGGGGGGCCGGAGCAGGTATTTTAAAGACCTGTGGGCCTACCGGGAGCTTTTCTATTTCCTGGCCTGGCGCGACGTTATCGTGCGCTACAAGCAAACGGCGCTGGGCGCGGTGTGGAGCATACTGCGGCCCATTACCATGATGGTGGTGTTCACGGTGGTGTTCGGCGGGCTGGCGAAAATGCCTTCCGAAGGCGCCGCCCCTTACGCGCTCATGGTGTTCGCCGCCACATTGCCCTGGCAGTTCTTCTCCGACTCGCTGGTGAAATGCTCGGGGTCGGTGGTGTCGTCGTCCTCCATGATCACCAAAATATACTTCCCCCGGCTCATAGTGCCGGTCAGCGCGGTTATGGTCAGCGTGGTGGACCTTTTGGTGGCAACGATAATCCTGGCGGGGCTGATGATATGGTTCCAGTACGCCCCGTCGGCGAGCATCCTGTCCATCCCGCTGTTCATGCTGTTGGGGATGGGCGTTTCGCTCGGCGGCGGGCTGTGGTTCGCCGCGCTAAACGTGAAATACCGGGACTTTAATTTCATCGTGCCCTTCCTTACGCAACTTATGCTCTACATTTCCCCCGTGGGTTTCTCCAGCTCCGTGGTGCCTGAAAAATGGCGGCTGGCATATTCGCTGAACCCCATGGTGGGGGTGATAGACGGGTTCCGCTGGGCCATATTGGGCGGGCAGGAGCTGTATATCCCGTCGGTGGCCATATCGGCGCTCATGGCGGCGCTCCTGCTGGCCACGGGCATGTGGTTCTTCCGCAAGACCGAACGGGCCTTCGCGGACATCATTTGA
- a CDS encoding ABC transporter ATP-binding protein — MTTVIKVENLSKKYVIGHQDGDPRKSLAESITKGARALVNAVSRAGGHSKEEFWALNDVCLDIKDGERVGIIGKNGAGKSTLLKVMSRITEPTAGRVSIKGRVASLLEVGTGFHPELTGRENIYLNGSIMGMSREEIKGKFDEIVDFSGVEKFLDTPIKRYSSGMKVRLAFAVAAHLEPEILLVDEVLAVGDYEFQRKSLGKMEDVSRQGRTIIFVSHNMPAITSLCTRAVMLEKGSVAKDGDPVSVVAHYYTGGVESPASADLTTAKELPGDDVARMLRASARNSSGEVAHEIPIEEPFTVDVEYEVLKDGAPVSVAVSFTHDDDTLAFWSSDIVEDKDNTARARAGVYKSTMRVPASLLNSGTYYLSVNLYNPASIKSGRHCVMTNLLQIHVVDPIYGVKTRGKYVGPYLGAVRPLLDWGVEKVS; from the coding sequence ATGACAACCGTAATTAAAGTGGAAAACCTCTCTAAAAAATATGTCATCGGCCACCAGGATGGCGACCCGCGAAAAAGCCTGGCCGAGTCCATCACCAAAGGCGCCCGCGCCCTGGTGAACGCCGTCAGCCGCGCTGGCGGACATTCCAAAGAGGAGTTCTGGGCGCTTAACGATGTATGTCTGGACATAAAAGACGGCGAACGGGTTGGCATAATCGGCAAGAACGGCGCGGGCAAATCCACTCTGTTAAAAGTGATGAGCAGGATAACCGAGCCCACAGCCGGGCGCGTGTCCATTAAGGGCAGGGTGGCCAGCCTGCTGGAGGTGGGCACGGGGTTCCATCCGGAGCTTACCGGGCGGGAGAACATTTATCTAAACGGCTCCATCATGGGCATGAGCCGGGAGGAGATAAAGGGTAAGTTCGACGAGATCGTGGATTTCTCCGGCGTGGAAAAGTTTCTGGACACGCCCATAAAACGCTATTCGTCGGGCATGAAGGTGCGTCTTGCCTTCGCCGTGGCCGCGCATCTGGAGCCGGAGATATTGCTGGTGGACGAGGTTCTGGCCGTGGGGGACTACGAGTTCCAGCGCAAATCCCTCGGCAAGATGGAGGATGTCAGCCGTCAGGGGCGCACCATAATCTTCGTCAGCCACAACATGCCCGCCATCACGTCGCTATGCACCCGGGCGGTTATGCTGGAGAAGGGGAGCGTGGCGAAGGATGGCGACCCGGTCTCGGTGGTGGCCCATTATTACACCGGTGGGGTGGAGTCTCCCGCGTCGGCGGATCTCACCACCGCGAAAGAATTGCCCGGCGACGACGTGGCCCGGATGCTCCGGGCCTCGGCGCGGAATTCCTCCGGGGAAGTGGCCCACGAGATTCCCATAGAAGAACCGTTCACCGTGGACGTGGAGTATGAAGTGTTAAAAGACGGCGCCCCGGTAAGCGTGGCGGTAAGTTTCACCCACGACGATGACACGCTGGCCTTCTGGTCCTCGGATATCGTGGAGGATAAAGACAACACCGCCCGGGCGCGCGCCGGGGTTTACAAGTCCACCATGCGCGTGCCCGCCAGCCTGCTCAACAGCGGAACCTATTATCTTTCGGTGAACCTGTACAACCCGGCCTCCATCAAGTCCGGCAGGCATTGCGTGATGACTAACCTCCTGCAGATCCACGTGGTGGACCCAATTTACGGCGTGAAAACCCGCGGCAAATACGTGGGGCCATATCTTGGCGCCGTGCGGCCCCTTCTGGACTGGGGCGTGGAAAAAGTTTCGTAG
- a CDS encoding glycosyltransferase family 2 protein has product MAKVSIGYPVYNEERWARRSLDSLLSQTCADFEVIACDNASTDSTWEIIQNYAALDKRVKPVRQKENVGAVKNFHFALDQADGQYFLWAAGDDWWDARFIETLVSALDNNPDYGAAMCSVTRVFDDGEVKNEISFTGANDITRLSKEDVFRKMVAGEHIHHLVNAIFRTAELKKVAIRPIPPCARGDRVFMSEAALAIRFYTVPQSLYKKTVYRKKRSEKYSATDSGLGSAWTSPKSHTRYTFAMLSRLMTSKLIPLAQKGLALRQWAKMAWGSRGLLLEEAAPRLSGYLARRKEAKG; this is encoded by the coding sequence ATGGCTAAAGTATCCATCGGCTACCCGGTGTACAACGAGGAGCGCTGGGCGCGCCGGTCGCTGGATTCGCTGTTGTCCCAGACATGCGCCGATTTTGAGGTTATCGCCTGCGACAACGCCTCCACCGATTCCACATGGGAGATAATCCAGAATTACGCCGCGCTAGACAAGCGCGTAAAACCTGTCAGGCAGAAAGAAAACGTGGGCGCGGTGAAAAATTTCCATTTCGCGCTGGACCAGGCTGATGGCCAGTATTTTCTCTGGGCCGCCGGGGACGACTGGTGGGACGCGCGGTTTATAGAAACTCTGGTATCCGCGCTGGACAACAACCCGGATTACGGCGCGGCCATGTGTTCGGTCACCCGCGTGTTTGACGACGGCGAGGTGAAAAACGAAATAAGTTTTACCGGGGCCAACGACATCACAAGGTTGTCCAAAGAGGATGTGTTCAGGAAGATGGTCGCCGGGGAGCATATACATCACCTGGTGAACGCCATATTCAGGACGGCGGAACTCAAAAAGGTGGCCATCAGGCCCATTCCCCCCTGCGCCCGGGGGGACAGGGTGTTCATGAGCGAGGCGGCGCTGGCCATTCGCTTCTACACGGTCCCGCAATCCTTGTATAAAAAAACGGTTTACCGCAAGAAACGGAGCGAAAAATATTCCGCTACGGATTCCGGCCTCGGCTCCGCCTGGACAAGCCCCAAAAGCCACACCCGATACACTTTTGCAATGTTGTCCAGGTTGATGACATCGAAACTTATACCGCTGGCGCAAAAAGGCCTGGCGCTCCGCCAATGGGCAAAAATGGCGTGGGGTTCGCGCGGCCTCCTGCTGGAAGAGGCGGCGCCACGGCTGTCCGGTTATCTGGCCCGGCGCAAGGAAGCCAAAGGATAG
- a CDS encoding SGNH/GDSL hydrolase family protein translates to MGGELYKERYKLAPHMREYDEFHFVPCPYLMYRAMPNYTSPVISADKYGLRRSTTGDGSMISGADISNLPKVNVVLGGSAAFGWGATGDSKTIASALNRLDPGTPWINLGGCTYQTLQEAISLLMYVPPEKIGQLVMFSGVNAAFLTLFETYADANIPFFFKFSEYWNPIVEHEERKQAEPLGGVRNAIRNILGKPSRKTGLPPSPYAVTEKDPAKRLAAGMERAERDLMTLTAIARGFGFQLTYFFQPCLVEGSKTLSREEREIISILDSMYKDNNPMRRLGEVVPFMAERLKQTCAKQGVGFYDLRDGFTGPEWLYVDRVHLTDLGYERAAGLIHERIKNGK, encoded by the coding sequence ATGGGCGGCGAATTGTATAAAGAACGCTACAAGCTGGCCCCGCATATGAGGGAGTACGACGAGTTCCATTTCGTGCCCTGCCCATATCTAATGTACCGCGCCATGCCCAATTACACATCGCCGGTGATAAGCGCCGACAAATACGGCTTGCGCCGCTCCACTACCGGCGATGGCTCCATGATAAGCGGCGCGGACATATCAAACCTCCCGAAGGTGAACGTTGTCCTCGGCGGTAGCGCGGCCTTTGGCTGGGGCGCCACCGGCGACTCTAAAACCATCGCCAGCGCGCTGAACCGGCTGGATCCGGGAACGCCTTGGATAAACCTTGGCGGGTGCACATATCAAACACTGCAAGAGGCTATATCGCTACTTATGTACGTCCCCCCGGAGAAAATAGGTCAGCTGGTGATGTTTTCCGGCGTGAACGCGGCGTTTCTCACGTTGTTCGAGACATACGCCGACGCGAACATCCCATTCTTCTTCAAGTTCAGCGAATACTGGAACCCCATAGTCGAACACGAGGAAAGAAAGCAAGCCGAGCCGCTGGGCGGGGTTAGGAACGCCATAAGGAACATTTTGGGCAAGCCTTCCAGAAAAACCGGGCTACCCCCCAGCCCCTATGCTGTTACAGAAAAAGACCCTGCCAAAAGGCTGGCCGCTGGAATGGAACGGGCGGAGCGGGACTTGATGACACTTACGGCCATTGCGCGGGGTTTCGGGTTTCAACTAACATACTTTTTCCAGCCCTGCCTTGTGGAAGGCTCCAAAACCTTGAGCCGGGAAGAGCGGGAGATAATCTCCATCCTCGACAGCATGTACAAGGACAACAACCCCATGCGCAGGCTGGGGGAAGTGGTTCCTTTCATGGCGGAACGTTTGAAGCAAACCTGCGCAAAACAGGGCGTGGGGTTTTATGATCTGCGGGATGGGTTTACCGGCCCGGAATGGTTGTATGTGGACAGGGTGCATCTGACCGACCTGGGGTATGAACGGGCGGCAGGTTTGATACACGAGAGAATAAAGAACGGAAAATGA
- the asnB gene encoding asparagine synthase (glutamine-hydrolyzing) — MCGFAGVVSVNGGMRGDGLNAAVMSMNGAIKHRGPDDEGLWSDIQAGVALGHRRLSIIDLSATGHQPMVSHSGRLVIAYNGEIYNFQEIRQVVEGRNGPMSWRGRSDTEIILEAMELFGVEEALRIANGMFAFALWDRQERKLTLGRDRLGKKPLYYGWSGGSFIFASELKAIRRFPAFDGDIDRNALGLLMRHNYVPSPYSIYKGVFKLPPACVLSLDKTALGGHTGFNPSPDKPGASPKRYWNAGDVILNGAANQFEGDEESAADRLETLLKDAVKLRMVSDVPLGAFLSGGVDSATVVALMQSQSAGPVRTYTIGYEDDPESEAELAKAVARHLGTAHTELYVTAGDALKIIPQLPELSDEPISDTALIPTFLVSRLARRDVTVCLTGDGGDELFTGYPRYLWANWYFNDWAGRVDWMPNGVQRAVSSIAGLAGAVSGSAKLKEVQKLLPLQTPEEVYAGLNYHWRDPAGVVEGFVEQETVYSPENHLAKCPDGVQRMVYLDMASRLPDSLLAKVDRVTMSVSLEARCPILDHRLVEFSATIPTSMKIRGGHGKWLLRKVLYKHVPRELVERPKKGFSMPIKVWLKGPLRDWAEDLLDEGRLRREGFFNPAPIRAAWAEHLSGERNRHFHLWDVLMFQAWNAARQNEPALSDV, encoded by the coding sequence ATGTGCGGGTTTGCGGGCGTGGTCAGCGTGAACGGCGGCATGAGGGGCGACGGGCTTAACGCCGCCGTTATGTCCATGAACGGCGCAATCAAACACCGGGGGCCGGACGATGAAGGGTTGTGGAGCGACATTCAGGCCGGTGTTGCGCTGGGGCACCGGCGGCTTTCGATAATTGATTTATCCGCCACGGGGCATCAGCCCATGGTGTCCCACAGCGGCAGATTGGTAATAGCCTACAACGGCGAGATTTATAACTTTCAGGAAATCCGCCAAGTCGTGGAGGGGCGTAACGGCCCGATGAGTTGGCGGGGCCGGTCGGATACGGAAATAATCCTTGAGGCTATGGAGCTGTTCGGTGTTGAAGAGGCCCTCCGCATTGCCAACGGAATGTTCGCCTTCGCCCTGTGGGACAGGCAAGAGCGGAAGCTCACCCTCGGGCGCGACAGGTTGGGGAAAAAACCGCTCTATTACGGATGGTCTGGCGGCAGTTTCATATTCGCCTCGGAGCTTAAAGCGATCCGCCGGTTCCCGGCCTTCGATGGGGATATAGACCGGAACGCCTTGGGCCTGCTTATGCGCCACAATTACGTCCCGTCGCCGTATTCCATATATAAAGGCGTTTTCAAACTGCCCCCGGCTTGCGTTTTATCGTTGGATAAAACCGCGCTGGGCGGCCATACCGGGTTCAACCCGTCGCCGGATAAACCGGGCGCAAGCCCGAAACGCTACTGGAACGCCGGGGATGTTATTTTGAACGGCGCGGCGAACCAGTTCGAGGGTGATGAGGAATCGGCGGCGGACCGGCTGGAAACCTTGCTGAAAGACGCGGTTAAACTTCGCATGGTGTCGGACGTGCCGCTTGGCGCGTTCCTTTCAGGCGGGGTGGACTCGGCCACGGTGGTGGCCCTTATGCAGTCTCAAAGCGCCGGGCCTGTGCGGACTTATACGATTGGATACGAAGATGATCCGGAAAGCGAGGCGGAGCTGGCCAAAGCGGTGGCGCGGCATCTGGGCACGGCCCATACGGAGCTTTACGTTACCGCCGGAGACGCGCTGAAAATCATTCCGCAGTTGCCGGAACTTTCAGACGAGCCCATATCCGATACGGCCCTTATCCCAACGTTTCTGGTTTCCCGCCTGGCCCGGCGCGACGTTACCGTGTGCCTCACCGGCGACGGCGGCGACGAGCTTTTCACGGGTTACCCGCGCTATTTGTGGGCCAATTGGTATTTTAACGACTGGGCCGGTCGCGTGGATTGGATGCCCAATGGCGTCCAGAGGGCCGTAAGTTCAATAGCAGGGCTGGCGGGCGCTGTCAGCGGCTCCGCGAAGCTTAAAGAGGTTCAAAAACTTTTGCCGTTACAAACCCCGGAAGAGGTTTACGCCGGGCTGAACTATCACTGGCGCGACCCGGCCGGGGTTGTGGAAGGGTTTGTCGAGCAGGAGACGGTGTATTCGCCGGAAAACCATCTGGCAAAATGCCCGGACGGCGTTCAGCGCATGGTGTATCTGGACATGGCCAGCCGCCTGCCGGACTCTTTGCTGGCCAAGGTGGACCGGGTCACCATGAGCGTGAGTCTGGAGGCGCGATGCCCAATTCTGGACCACAGGCTGGTGGAGTTTTCCGCCACCATTCCCACCTCCATGAAAATCCGTGGCGGCCACGGAAAATGGCTTCTTCGCAAGGTTTTGTACAAACATGTGCCCCGGGAGCTGGTGGAACGGCCCAAAAAAGGGTTTTCCATGCCCATAAAGGTGTGGCTCAAAGGCCCCCTGCGGGACTGGGCGGAGGATTTGCTGGACGAGGGAAGACTTAGGCGAGAGGGTTTTTTCAACCCCGCGCCCATCCGGGCGGCGTGGGCCGAGCATCTTTCGGGGGAGCGCAACCGGCATTTCCACCTGTGGGACGTTTTGATGTTCCAGGCGTGGAACGCGGCCCGGCAAAACGAACCGGCGTTAAGCGATGTTTAA
- a CDS encoding class I SAM-dependent methyltransferase — MDLVEAGSAPGACRHPWETARLAAIRGILRDALGATPLKALDVGCGDGFVSASLFAGGQATSLTCIDVYFTPEQMDEANRNSRGAAFVNDYAAIEGQKFDLVLMLDVVEHEKDDTALLKKVAGSHMDDNGKILLTAPAFHGLMSSHDEMLRHHRRYSLTELEALAGRAGLKVARSGYLFGLLLLPRLVSVVFQKLFNRPPAKITGVGGWEHGYAVTKSLEYLMRMDNAILLAINKMSGIKLPGLSAWALCVKERP; from the coding sequence ATGGATCTGGTAGAGGCCGGTTCAGCGCCCGGCGCATGCCGCCACCCCTGGGAGACGGCCCGGCTGGCCGCCATTCGCGGCATTCTGCGCGACGCCCTTGGCGCAACTCCGCTGAAAGCGCTGGATGTGGGGTGTGGCGACGGGTTTGTAAGCGCCAGCCTTTTTGCGGGCGGTCAGGCTACATCTCTAACCTGCATAGACGTTTATTTCACCCCGGAGCAGATGGACGAGGCCAACCGCAATTCCCGTGGCGCGGCGTTCGTGAACGATTACGCCGCCATCGAAGGGCAAAAGTTCGACCTTGTCCTTATGCTTGACGTGGTGGAGCATGAGAAGGATGATACGGCCCTGCTGAAAAAGGTCGCCGGTAGCCATATGGACGATAATGGGAAAATACTGCTTACCGCCCCGGCTTTTCACGGGTTGATGTCATCCCACGACGAAATGTTGCGTCATCACCGAAGATACAGCCTGACGGAGCTGGAAGCGCTGGCGGGCCGGGCGGGGTTGAAAGTGGCCCGTTCCGGCTACCTTTTCGGCCTTCTGTTGTTGCCCAGGCTGGTTTCCGTGGTGTTCCAGAAGCTTTTCAACCGGCCACCTGCTAAAATCACCGGCGTTGGAGGCTGGGAGCATGGTTACGCCGTCACCAAATCGTTAGAATACCTGATGAGAATGGACAACGCGATACTCCTTGCCATAAACAAAATGTCCGGGATAAAACTTCCGGGCCTTTCAGCGTGGGCGCTATGCGTGAAAGAACGGCCATAA
- a CDS encoding glycosyltransferase yields MRERTAIIVPCYNEAARLNPAGFISALDENGYLKFYFVNDGSRDATLAELENIRSQRPDSVVVINLERNGGKAEAVRRGLLEAMRGDCKIVGYWDADLATPLADIDRFVATMVKTGAELVIGSRVGLMGRRIERKMTRHYLGRVFATVASIAINTKVYDTQCGAKIFRVNDRLKNALAGPFASRWIFDVELLARLQIALKKDGGKRLEDIAYEYPLEQWADVAGSKIRTGHFFAGGLDMLKIALKYSPEIYG; encoded by the coding sequence ATGCGTGAAAGAACGGCCATAATAGTCCCCTGTTACAACGAAGCGGCGCGGCTGAATCCCGCCGGGTTCATCAGCGCGCTGGACGAAAACGGATATCTTAAGTTTTATTTCGTAAATGACGGTAGCCGCGACGCCACCCTGGCGGAGCTGGAGAATATCCGCTCCCAACGGCCCGATAGCGTGGTAGTCATAAATCTTGAGCGTAACGGCGGCAAGGCCGAGGCCGTGCGGCGCGGTTTGCTGGAAGCAATGCGGGGCGATTGCAAGATTGTGGGCTATTGGGACGCGGACCTGGCCACCCCCCTGGCGGACATTGACCGGTTCGTGGCCACCATGGTCAAGACCGGCGCGGAGCTTGTGATAGGCTCCCGGGTGGGTTTGATGGGGCGGCGCATAGAGCGCAAAATGACCCGCCATTACCTTGGCCGGGTTTTCGCCACCGTGGCTAGCATCGCCATAAACACCAAGGTTTACGACACCCAGTGCGGCGCAAAAATATTCCGCGTCAACGACAGGCTAAAAAACGCGCTGGCCGGGCCTTTCGCCAGCAGATGGATATTCGATGTGGAGCTTCTGGCCCGTCTGCAAATCGCCCTTAAAAAAGATGGCGGCAAACGGCTGGAGGATATCGCCTACGAATATCCGCTGGAACAATGGGCGGACGTGGCCGGGTCAAAGATCCGCACGGGGCATTTTTTCGCGGGGGGGCTGGACATGCTCAAAATAGCTTTGAAATACTCGCCGGAAATATATGGATAA